Proteins encoded together in one Synechococcus sp. BL107 window:
- the psbQ gene encoding photosystem II protein PsbQ, with amino-acid sequence MLKAIRRLAAFCLCIGLCWGLMIPASSEAASSKPVDLSVLKRQAEAFTNTKARLPELARLVSNEDWTFTRNLIHGPMQEVGREMLFINQSLDRTERKNADKLARSLKDALAGLDEAARLQDAGQMQKAYGSLAASFDAYSDIIPAEALS; translated from the coding sequence ATGCTGAAGGCCATACGCCGCCTCGCCGCGTTCTGCCTCTGCATCGGCCTTTGTTGGGGTTTGATGATTCCGGCCAGCAGTGAAGCCGCATCCAGCAAGCCCGTCGATCTGAGCGTTCTAAAGCGTCAAGCCGAAGCATTCACGAACACGAAAGCACGTTTGCCAGAGCTCGCTCGTCTTGTGAGCAATGAAGACTGGACCTTCACCCGCAACTTGATTCACGGCCCAATGCAGGAAGTGGGTCGCGAAATGTTGTTCATCAACCAATCCCTTGATCGCACTGAGCGCAAAAATGCCGACAAGCTGGCGCGCTCTTTAAAAGATGCCTTGGCAGGCCTTGATGAAGCAGCACGCTTGCAGGATGCCGGTCAGATGCAGAAGGCCTACGGCAGTCTTGCTGCAAGCTTTGATGCCTATTCCGACATCATTCCCGCTGAGGCTTTGAGCTGA